The Jiangella sp. DSM 45060 genome contains the following window.
CCTGGATGATCATGGACGCAGTGCGGGGTCGAGGACCAGCCGGTCCACCGCCGCCCGCCGCGCCTGCCGTCGGCGCACCAGCACCTCGGCGGTGAGGACGACGAGCGCCGTCCAGATGAGGGCGAACCCGAACCACCGCACCGGGGGCACCGTCTCGCCGTAGACCGCGACCCCCAGCAGGAACTGCAGGCTCGGCGTCAGATACTGCAGCGTCCCCAGCGTGGTCAGCGGCACCCGCACCGCGGCCGCGCCGAAGAACAGCAGCGGCACCGCCGTCACCACCCCGCAGCCGGCCAGCAGCAGCGTCATGCCCCAGCCGGCCGTGCCGAAGTCGCCGGTGCCACGTGCCGCCAGCAGCACCAGGTAGCCCAGCGCGGGCAGGAACAGCACCGCCGTCTCGACCGCCAGGCTCTCGACGGCGTCGACGCCGGCCTTCTTCTTGACCAGGCCGTAGGTGGCGAACGAGAAAGCGAGGCTCAGTGCGATCCAGGGCGGCCGCCCGTAGTCGACGGTGAGGACGATGACGGCGACGCCGGCCAGGCCGAGCGCCGCCCACTGCAGCCGGCGGAGCCGCTCGCCGAAGACGAGGACGCCGAGCACCACCGTCACCAGCGGGTTGATGAAGTAGCCGAGTGACGTCTCGACGATGTGGTCGTTGTTGACCGCCCAGATGTACACGCCCCAGTTGGCGCAGATGAGCAGCGCCGCCAGCGTCAGCAGGCCGTAGGCCCGCCGCCCCAGCGTCCGCAGTTTGCCGAGGTTGCGCACCACGGCGAGCAGCCCGAGCACCAGCACCAGCGACCACACGACCCGGTGCGCCAGGATCTCCGCCGCGCCGGTGTCTTCCAGCAGCTTGATGTACAGCGGGAAGATGCCCCACAGCGCGTACGCGCCGAAGCCGTACAGCAGACCGGGCCGGGAGGTGCTCACCAACGCATGCTAGTGGGCTGCCAGCAATCACTGCATGGTTGGCTCATGACGCGAGACGCGGGTTGTCGGTGCCCGCCCGTAGGGTGGGCCCCACCCGGGCCGGGAGAGGACTGCCGTACCTCGCGAAACGAGCCGGCTCAGCCGACCGTCCAGGCGTCCTTGCCGCGCAACAGCGACTGGAGGTCGCCCTCGCCCTGCTTGGCCGCGGCCTCGTCCAACTGCTCGGCCATGAGGTCGCCGTACGCCGGCCGCTCGACCTGGCGGAAGATGCCGACGGGGCTGCGGGCCAGCGTGCCGGGGTCGGCCAGCCGCGACAGCGCGAACGCCTGGGTGGGGTCGTCGGCCGTGGCGTCGTGGACGATGACGCCGGGGTCGTCGCCCGCGCACACCTCCAGCGAACCGGTCGACGGGTTGCGGCGCACGCCCAGCTGCCCGTCGGCGCCGAAGCGCACCGGCTCGCCGTGCGTCAGCCGGATGAGCACATCGTCGCTGCTCTCGCGGTTCTTCAGGATCTCGAACGCGCCGTCGTTGAAGATGTTGCAGTTCTGGTAGATCTCGACCAGCGACGTGCCGCGGTGCGCCGCCGCGGCCGACAGCACCGACGTGAGGTGCTTGCGGTCGGAGTCGATCGTCCGGGCGACGAACGTGGCCTCGGCGCCCAGCGCCAGCGACACCGGGTTGAACGGCGCCTCCAGCGACCCCATGGGCGTCGACTTGGTGACCTTGCCCTGCTCGCTGGTGGGCGAGTACTGGCCCTTCGTCAGCCCGTAGATGCGGTTGTTGAACAGCAGGATCGTCAGGTTGACGTTGCGGCGCAGGGCGTGGATCAGGTGGTTGCCGCCGATCGACAGCGCGTCGCCGTCGCCGGTGATGACCCAGACGGAGAGGTCGGGACGCGACGCCGCCAGACCGGTCGCGATGGCCGGCGCACGGCCGTGGATCGAGTGCATCCCGTAGGTGTTCATGTAGTACGGGAAGCGCGAGGAGCAGCCGATGCCGGAGACGAAGACGATGTTCTCGCGGGCCAGCCCGAGGTCGGGCAGGAAGCCCTGGACGGCCGCCAGCACGGCGTAGTCGCCGCAGCCGGGGCACCAGCGGACCTCCTGGTCGCTGGTGAAGTCCTTCTTCGTCTGCTTGACGTCCGTGGTGGGCACCCCGGCGAGGCCGGGCAGGCCCAGTTCGACGGGTGCGGTCACAGCGCACCCACCTCCTCCATGATCACGTCGGCCAGCTCTTCGGCCTTGAACGGCAGCCCGCGCACCTGGTTGTACCCGACGACGTCGACGAGGTACTTGCCGCGCAGCAGCAGGGCGAGCTGACCGAGGTTCATCTCCGGCACCAGCACGCGGTCGTAGGACCGCAGCACGTCGCCGGTGTTGGCGGGCATCGGGTTGAGGTGGCGCAGGTGCGCCTGGGCCACCTGGTGGCCGGCCTTGCGGGCCCGCCGGACCGCCGCGCCGATGGGCCCGTACGTCGACCCCCAGCCGAGCACGAGCAGCCGGGCCGCGCCGCTGGGGTCCTCGACGTCGAGGCCGGGGACGCCGGCGATGCCGTCGACCTTCGCCTGGCGCAGCCGCACCATGCGGTCGTGGTTGTTGGGGTCGTACGAGATGGTGCCGGGGCCGTCGAGCTTCTCGATGCCGCCGATGCGGTGCTCGAGGCCGGGCGTGCCGGGGACGGCCCACGGCCGGGCCAGCGTCTCGGGGTCGCGCAGGTACGGCCAGAACTCCCGCTCGCCCTCGCCGTCGTGGTTGAGCTCGGTGGCGAAATCCGGGTGGATGGTCGGCAGCGACTCGACGTCGGGCACGTGCCAGGGCTCGGAGCCGTTGGCGAGGTAGCCGTCGGAGAGCAGGAACACCGGGGTGCGGTACGTGACGGCGATGCGCACGGCCTCGATGGCGGCGTGGAAGCAGTCGGACGGCGACGACGCGGCCACCACCGGCACCGGCGACTCGCCGTTGCGGCCGTACAGCACCTGCAGGAGGTCGGCCTGCTCGGTCTTCGTGGGCATACCGGTCGACGGCCCGCCGCGCTGCACGTCGACGATGACCAACGGCAACTCCAGCGACACCGCCAGGCCGACGGTCTCGCCCTTCAGCGCGACGCCGGGGCCGGACGTCGTCGTGACGCCGAGCGCGCCGCCGAACGACGCGCCCAGCGCGGCGCCGATGGCCGCGACCTCGTCCTCGGCCTGGAACGTGCGCACGCCGAACCGCTTGTGCTTGGACAGCTCGTGCAGGATGTCGGAAGCCGGGGTGATCGGGTACGAGCCCAGGAACAGCGGCAGCCCCGACTGCCGCGCGGCCGCGATGAGGCCGTACGACAGCGCGAGGTTGCCGGTGATGTTGCGGTACGTGCCGGCCGGCATGGCGGCCGGCTTGACCTGGTACGAGACCGCGAAGTCCTCGGTGGTCTCGCCGTAGTTCCAGCCCGCCTTGAGCGCGGCGATGTTGGCGTCGCGGATGGTCTCGCGATTCGCGAACTTCTCCCGCAGGAACGTCACCGTGCCGTCGATGGAGCGTCCGTACATCCAGGACAGCAGCCCGAGCGCGAACATGTTCTTCGAGCGCGAGGCGTCCTTGCGGGACAGGTCGAACGGCGCCAGCGCCTCCATGGTGATGCCGGAGAGGTCGAGCGCGTGCACCTTGTAGGCGCTGAGGGTGTTGTCCTCGAGCGGGTTGGTGGTCCAGCCGATCTTCTTCAGCGCCCGCGGGGTGAAGTCGCCGGTGTCGACGATGATCGTGGCGCCCTTGGGGACGTCGGGCAGGTTCGCCTTCAACGCCGCCGGGTTCATCGCCACCAGCACGTCGGGCGCGTCGCCGGGCGTGAGGATGTCGTAGTTGGCGAAGTGCAGCTGGAAGCTGGAGACGCCGGGGAGCGTGCCGGCGGGCGCGCGGATCTCGGCAGGGAAGTTCGGCAGTGTGGAGAGATCGTTCCCGAAGGAGGCGGTCTCGGCGGTGAACCGGTCTCCGGTCAGCTGCATTCCGTCACCGGAGTCGCCAGCAAAGCGGATCACCACACGGTCGAGCTCGCGTACGTGCTTCACCGTCACCGGTGTCGACGCCTCCTTCAGACGTTCGGTGTCTCCGGGGTGTCCCGGCTCGAATCCCGACCATCCATGCTACGGCGACTTTCCACAGGAGCCGTCCCAGCGTCCGAAGCGTGAGAGATGACACGTCCCCGGCAGCTCTCGACCGACAGGACATCTGAGCGTAATCTCTACGGTCACCATCGCAGCACCCGGATCAGTTCGGAGGTCGTCATGGTCGACACCGTCCGCACCGAGCCCACCCAGCCCCGGCGCCGTCCTCCGCTCAGATCGATCGTGATCTGGGCGCTGGTCGCCGCCGTGGGCGCCGTCGCCTGGGGTGTCGTCGCGCTGACCCGCGGCGAGGAGATCTCGGCGCTGTGGCTGCTGGCAGCCGCCCTGGGCTCGTACGCCATCGCCTACCGGTTCTACGCCCGGTTCATCGCCCGCCGCGTGCTGAAGGTCGACGACACCCGCGCGACGCCGGCCGAGACGCTGCGCAACGACACCGACTACCAGCCGACCGACCGGCGCGTGCTGTTCGGTCACCACTTCGCCGCCATCGCCGGCGCCGGCCCGCTCGTCGGCCCGGTGCTCGCCGCACAGATGGGCTACCTGCCCGGCACCCTCTGGATCGTCGTAGGGGTGATTTTCGCCGGCGCCGTGCAGGACATGGTCGTGCTGTTCTTCTCGATGCGGCGCAACGGCAAGAGCCTGGGCCAGATGGCGCGCGAGGAGATCGGCGTCGTCGGCGGCGTGGCGGCGTTGGTCGGCGTCTTCACGATCATGATCATCCTGCTCGCCGTGCTGGCGCTGGTGGTCGTCAACGCGCTGGCGCACTCGGCGTGGGGCACCTTCTCCATCGCGATGACCATCCCGATCGCGCTGTTCATGGGGTTCTACCTGCGTTCGCTGCGGCCCGGCCGGGTGATCGAGACCAGCATCATCGGCGTCGGGCTGCTGTTGCTGGCGATCGTCGGCGGCGGCTGGGTCCAGGACTCCAGCTGGGCCGACACCTTCACGCTGTCGCCCGAGACGCTGGTGTGGGCGCTGATCATCTACGGCTTCGTCGCGTCGGTGCTGCCGGTGTGGATGCTGCTGGCGCCGCGCGACTACCTGTCGACGTTCATGAAGATCGGGACGATCATCCTGCTCGCCGTCGGGCTGCTGCTGGCCCGGCCGGTGCTGCAGAACGAGGCGATCACCGACTTCGCCTCCCGCGGCGACGGCCCGGTCTTCGCCGGCTCGCTGTTCCCGTTCGTGTTCATCACCATCGCCTGCGGCGCGCTCTCCGGCTTCCACGCGCTGATCGCCTCCGGCACCACGCCGAAGCTGATCGAGAAGGAGTCGCAGGTCCGGATGATCGGCTACGGCGGCATGCTGATGGAGTCGTTCGTCGCCATCAGCGCCCTCATCGCCGCGTCCGTCATCGACCCCGGCCTCTACTATGCGATGAACGCGCCGGCCGGCTTCCTGGGCGATTCGCTGGAATCGGCGTCACAGGCCGTCGCGAGTCTCGGCTTCTCGATCACGCCCGACCAACTGGCCGCCGCGGCCGCCTCCGTGGAGGAGTCGACGCTGGTGGCCCGCACCGGCGGCGCCCCCACGCTCGCCGTCGGCATGTCGCAGATCTTCTCCGACGGGTTCGGCGCCGGCGGGCAGGCGTTCTGGTACCACTTCGCGATCATGTTCGAGGCGCTGTTCATCCTGACGACGGTCGACGCCGGCACCCGGGTCGGGCGGTTCATGCTGCAGGACACCCTCGGCAACGTGTGGAAGCCGATGCGCGACGTGTCGTGGAAGCCGGGGCTGTGGCTGACCAGCGCGGTCGTCGTCGCGGCGTGGGGGTACTTCCTGTACGCCGGCGTCACCGACCCGCTCGGCGGCATCAACCAGCTGTTCCCGCTGTTCGGCATCGCCAACCAGCTGCTCGCCGCCATCGCGCTGACCGTCGCGACGACGATCCTGATCAAGTCGGGACGGCTGAAGTGGGCGTGGGTGACGGGCATCCCGCTGGCCTGGGACGCCGCGGTCACGCTGACGGCCAGCTGGCAGAAGGTGTTCTCCGACGACCCCACGCTCGGGTTCTTCGCCCAGCGCGATCGGTTCTCCGAGGCGCTGGACAACGGCGAGGTGCTGCCGCCGGCGAGGTCGCTGGACGACATGGAGCAGGTGGTGACGAACTCCACCGTCGACGGCGTGCTGGCGGCGTTCTTCGCGCTGCTGGTCGTGATCATCATCGCCGACGCCGCCAGGGTGTGCGTCAAGGCGCTGCGCACCCCGTCCGCCGCCACCAGCACCGAGGCGCCGTACGTGCGGTCGACGATGGTGGCGCCGTCCGGGCTGATCCCGACCCGGGCCGAACGCGAACTGATGGCCGCCGCGTCCCACGGCGACCGGGAGGGTGACGGGTGAGCGCCGTGCTGGCCGTGGTCGGGCGCGCCGCCGCGGGCGTGTGGTGGTACCTGCGTGAGGTCAGCGGGGAGACCGCCTACGATCGCTACGTCGAGCACTGCCGACGGCACGACGCGGGGGCACGGGTGCTGTCGAGGCGCGAGTTCGAGCGTCGCCGGCAGGACGACCGCGACCGGTCGCCGCAGCAACGCTGCTGCTGAGGAACCCGGCCGGTTCACCGCGCGTTCATCCCCAGGGGCGCCGTGCTCGTGGTGACGGGCGCCGAGAGGTGGACGTGCAACGCAATCGTGTGAAGGCCGTGCTGCTGCTGGCGGGGCTGTCGGGCCTGGCCCTGCTGGCCGGCTCGTGGCTGGGCCCGGCCGGCCTGTTCGTGGCGGCGGTCGTCGTCGTGGGCCTGAACTGCTACGTGGTGCTGCGTTCCGACGCCATCGCGCTGCGGGCCATGCGCGCCTACCCCGTCAGCGAAGCCGAGCAGCCCGTCCTGCACCGAGTCGTGCGGGAGCTGACGGCGCGGGCGCGGGTGCCGATGCCGCGCCTGTACGTCAGCCCCACCCGCGCCGTGAACGCGTTCGCCACCGGCCGCGACCCCGCCCATGCCGCCGTCTGCTGCACCGAGGGCATCCTCGACCTCCTCGACGAGCGTGAGCTGCGCGCCGTCATCGGGCACGAGCTGGCGCACGTCCGGCGCGGCGACACCGTCGTCTCGTCCACCGCGGGCGCCGTCGCCAGCGTCGTCATGGTCGCCGCCGGCGGGCGGGCCGGCCCGGTGGGGCGGGCGCTGCTGACGGTGCTCGGCCCGGTGGCCGCCGTGGTCGTCCGCGCCACCGTCACCCCGTCGCGCGAGTACGAGGCCGACGCCGAGGCCAGCCGCATCACCGGCGACCCCCTCGGCCTGGCCGCCGCCCTGCGCAAGCTCGACGCCAGCACCCGGCGGCTGGTGCTGCCGCCCGAGCGCGACATCGTCGCCACCAGCCACCTGATGATCGCCAGCCCGCTGCAGCAGACAGGCATCGCCAAGCTGTTCGCCTCGCACCCGCCCATGGCGGAGCGGGTCGCCCGGCTGGAGCAACGAGCCGGCTACCGCCGCTGACCGCCCGCTACGATCGACCGCGACAACGATCACGGCCCGGCCAGGCAGGAGATCGCGCCGGTGCCGCAGCACGCGTTCGTCGACGAGTCATTCTCCGGCGACTACCTCGTCGCGGCTGTCCTCGTTCCTGCGAGGAGCGTGAATGCGGCGCGAGCATCGCTGCGCGGGGTGCTGCGTCCTGGTCAGCGGCGCATCCACTTCAAGGACGAGCGGCCGCCTCGCAAGGACCGGGTGCTCTCGGTCATCGACCGCCTCGAGGTCACGGCGAGGGTGTATGTGACCGCGAACGAGCGGAAAGCCCGCGGTGTGTGTCTGGAGCGCATGGTGCCGGACCTCGTGGCCGCCCGAGTGTCCCGGCTGGTGCTGGAGCGCGACGAGTCGCTGGCGCGCTTCGATCGGCAGGTG
Protein-coding sequences here:
- the rarD gene encoding EamA family transporter RarD; this encodes MSTSRPGLLYGFGAYALWGIFPLYIKLLEDTGAAEILAHRVVWSLVLVLGLLAVVRNLGKLRTLGRRAYGLLTLAALLICANWGVYIWAVNNDHIVETSLGYFINPLVTVVLGVLVFGERLRRLQWAALGLAGVAVIVLTVDYGRPPWIALSLAFSFATYGLVKKKAGVDAVESLAVETAVLFLPALGYLVLLAARGTGDFGTAGWGMTLLLAGCGVVTAVPLLFFGAAAVRVPLTTLGTLQYLTPSLQFLLGVAVYGETVPPVRWFGFALIWTALVVLTAEVLVRRRQARRAAVDRLVLDPALRP
- a CDS encoding 2-oxoacid:ferredoxin oxidoreductase subunit beta, giving the protein MGLPGLAGVPTTDVKQTKKDFTSDQEVRWCPGCGDYAVLAAVQGFLPDLGLARENIVFVSGIGCSSRFPYYMNTYGMHSIHGRAPAIATGLAASRPDLSVWVITGDGDALSIGGNHLIHALRRNVNLTILLFNNRIYGLTKGQYSPTSEQGKVTKSTPMGSLEAPFNPVSLALGAEATFVARTIDSDRKHLTSVLSAAAAHRGTSLVEIYQNCNIFNDGAFEILKNRESSDDVLIRLTHGEPVRFGADGQLGVRRNPSTGSLEVCAGDDPGVIVHDATADDPTQAFALSRLADPGTLARSPVGIFRQVERPAYGDLMAEQLDEAAAKQGEGDLQSLLRGKDAWTVG
- a CDS encoding 2-oxoacid:acceptor oxidoreductase subunit alpha, yielding MQLTGDRFTAETASFGNDLSTLPNFPAEIRAPAGTLPGVSSFQLHFANYDILTPGDAPDVLVAMNPAALKANLPDVPKGATIIVDTGDFTPRALKKIGWTTNPLEDNTLSAYKVHALDLSGITMEALAPFDLSRKDASRSKNMFALGLLSWMYGRSIDGTVTFLREKFANRETIRDANIAALKAGWNYGETTEDFAVSYQVKPAAMPAGTYRNITGNLALSYGLIAAARQSGLPLFLGSYPITPASDILHELSKHKRFGVRTFQAEDEVAAIGAALGASFGGALGVTTTSGPGVALKGETVGLAVSLELPLVIVDVQRGGPSTGMPTKTEQADLLQVLYGRNGESPVPVVAASSPSDCFHAAIEAVRIAVTYRTPVFLLSDGYLANGSEPWHVPDVESLPTIHPDFATELNHDGEGEREFWPYLRDPETLARPWAVPGTPGLEHRIGGIEKLDGPGTISYDPNNHDRMVRLRQAKVDGIAGVPGLDVEDPSGAARLLVLGWGSTYGPIGAAVRRARKAGHQVAQAHLRHLNPMPANTGDVLRSYDRVLVPEMNLGQLALLLRGKYLVDVVGYNQVRGLPFKAEELADVIMEEVGAL
- a CDS encoding carbon starvation CstA family protein; translation: MVDTVRTEPTQPRRRPPLRSIVIWALVAAVGAVAWGVVALTRGEEISALWLLAAALGSYAIAYRFYARFIARRVLKVDDTRATPAETLRNDTDYQPTDRRVLFGHHFAAIAGAGPLVGPVLAAQMGYLPGTLWIVVGVIFAGAVQDMVVLFFSMRRNGKSLGQMAREEIGVVGGVAALVGVFTIMIILLAVLALVVVNALAHSAWGTFSIAMTIPIALFMGFYLRSLRPGRVIETSIIGVGLLLLAIVGGGWVQDSSWADTFTLSPETLVWALIIYGFVASVLPVWMLLAPRDYLSTFMKIGTIILLAVGLLLARPVLQNEAITDFASRGDGPVFAGSLFPFVFITIACGALSGFHALIASGTTPKLIEKESQVRMIGYGGMLMESFVAISALIAASVIDPGLYYAMNAPAGFLGDSLESASQAVASLGFSITPDQLAAAAASVEESTLVARTGGAPTLAVGMSQIFSDGFGAGGQAFWYHFAIMFEALFILTTVDAGTRVGRFMLQDTLGNVWKPMRDVSWKPGLWLTSAVVVAAWGYFLYAGVTDPLGGINQLFPLFGIANQLLAAIALTVATTILIKSGRLKWAWVTGIPLAWDAAVTLTASWQKVFSDDPTLGFFAQRDRFSEALDNGEVLPPARSLDDMEQVVTNSTVDGVLAAFFALLVVIIIADAARVCVKALRTPSAATSTEAPYVRSTMVAPSGLIPTRAERELMAAASHGDREGDG
- a CDS encoding YbdD/YjiX family protein, yielding MSAVLAVVGRAAAGVWWYLREVSGETAYDRYVEHCRRHDAGARVLSRREFERRRQDDRDRSPQQRCC
- a CDS encoding M48 family metalloprotease gives rise to the protein MDVQRNRVKAVLLLAGLSGLALLAGSWLGPAGLFVAAVVVVGLNCYVVLRSDAIALRAMRAYPVSEAEQPVLHRVVRELTARARVPMPRLYVSPTRAVNAFATGRDPAHAAVCCTEGILDLLDERELRAVIGHELAHVRRGDTVVSSTAGAVASVVMVAAGGRAGPVGRALLTVLGPVAAVVVRATVTPSREYEADAEASRITGDPLGLAAALRKLDASTRRLVLPPERDIVATSHLMIASPLQQTGIAKLFASHPPMAERVARLEQRAGYRR